TGATAAACCAGAACAGCCCTAGTCCACCGATGTTGGCCCAGCTCCAGTGAATAGTCGGGTTGATGATCAGCCCGATAGCCCAGATTGCAACCATCGCACCGCCAACCCAGCGCCTGCGCTTCGGTATGAACCACTCCTTCAAAGCTGCACGACTTTCCCGCAACCCCATTACCACTCTCCTTGTTTGGTAAGCGGCGAAGCATACCAGCAAGAATAACTGCCCGGCGCTGCCCGCCAGCGCCTTCCCCTAATCAACGATAACGCCGACCCGGCGAGGATCGACCATGAACATCTATCGCCACACATTCACCGCGGCCTGCCCAAGCGACGCCGAGGTGATCGTCTACAGCCTGGAAATCCGTAGCCTGGCGATGATCCGTGTCGAGCACATCAAAACCGCCACCGCACTGATCAAGCAGGGCTGGCACGAACAGATCGCCGATCAGCTGGCAGAGCGATTCGGCGGTGACCAGGTGATCAAGGCCGTGCACCAAGGCGTCGAGATCGAAACGGTGAGGTTGAGCGGATGATCCATTACCACGGCACGCCGATAGGCGGCACGCGGCAGGATGCAGCAAGGCTGCTGGCAGGCAGGCACGCATTGGTGCCGTTCCCGCGCCAGGATGACATGGGCATCGTCGCCGAGGTCTGCCAGTCCTTCGTCTTCGACAACGGCGCGTTCACGGCCTGGAAGAAAGGCGGCCGTGTCGATGTCGATGGGTACACCCGATGGGTGGATGACTGGTGCCGGCACCCAGGCTTCGACTGGGCGCTCATCCCTGACGTGATCGACGGCGACGAAGATGCCAATGATCGTTTGCTCGAGCAATGGCCCAGCCACCTGCCAGGCGTGCCGGTCTGGCACATGCATGAGTCGATCGAGCGGCTGCAGCGTCTAGCACAAGCCTGGCGAACCGTTGCCCTCGGCAGTTCCGGGCAATGGCGATCACCCGGCACCGCAGCCTGGTGGAAACGCATGGGCGCCGCGATGGATGCCATCTGCGACGACCAGGGCCGCCCCCAATGCCGACTGCACGGCCTGCGGATGCTTGACCCAGCGATCTTCCAGAGCCTACCCCTGGCATCAGCCGACAGCACCAACGCTGCGGTCAACGGCGGAAGCATCAGCCGGTTCGGCATGTACACCCCGCCATCGGCAGGCCAGCGCGCCAGCGTGATTGCCGACCGAATCGAGGCACATACCAGTTCCCCGATCTGGGCTCGGGAGAAACAAGTGGAAATGGCGCTCTAGGGCAGGATTGCATCCCTATCAAGGATTCGCCAAGTGCGCCCAGTGCGACCTTCATCCTCAACAAGTAAAACCTTCTCGCCGACCTCATCCTGCTCTATCGCGATGACAAAGCCTACCCGTCGCGCAGCATCGGTATGGTCGGTAACAGGGTCGCCGACTTCAAAGATGAACTGTCCGTCGATGATCATTGCTCACTCCTTTGCGTGAATTGGATGACATCAATACCCCAACCAATGCCAAAGCGCTATCCGGCGAGGTATCCCCATGCCCACAGAAAAACCGTTCGTGTTCACCAAGACCTTCGACCAAGAGGGCACATTCCAAGCGCTGTACGCCGCGCAAAACTGGCTCCGGGAAAATGGTTACAGCTACGGCTCGACCTGCCGAGACGAGCCAATCGGCGTGATGAAGGGTGAATGGGGTATCGCCAAGTGGCGGAACCTCAGCCGCCAGGATGTCGCCGGCCTGGATGGCGTACTGCTTGGTTCGCCTCGTAATGGCCCCATGGAGCTGAAGCTGAAGGAGATCCCAGCGTGAACAGTGTTCCCATGCCCACAGAAAACCGATCCAGCAACACAGAGATGGTCAGCGAACTGCTGCCCTGCCCCTTCTGCGGTCAGCAGGACTTCCTCATCGAGCGCCTAGACAGCGATGCTTCAGTGGTGATCTGTCAGGGCCTGACCGGGCCGCATGAGGCCTGTCTGGCCCGTGGCCCGGTGGGCGTGGAGCAGGATGAAGGTGAGGAGCAGCCAGGCCGCGACAAGGCGGTCGAGCTGTGGAATGCGAGAGCCGAGCAGCACCAAGGCGAGCCGGTGGGCTATCAGCAACGCACAATGACCGACAGACCAGGTTCACAATGGACACCGTGGCGCGAATGTTGCGACGCCACGCGAGCCAGGTACTCGCAGGAGGTTGGACAGTTCAACCAGCACGGGATCATGCGCGAGATCCGACCTGTGTTCGCCAGCGCTGCCGATCCTGGCGAGCTTGAGCGGCTGCGCGCTGAGCTCGGGGAAGTAAAAGGCGAGTACGACCGATCTGCCAACAAGGTGGCTGCCCTGCGCGCCCAGCTGGCCGAGGCACACGGGCTGCTGCGTGACCTTGGCGTTGAGCCGGACGACGTGAGCGATATGTACTCTGGCGTTGCAAAAGATGCTGAACGTTACCGCCTTTTGCGTGAGCGCATGCACGTTGACGACTTTCCGCCGCCACATCCTGACTGGTCTATTCCTTCCGAGATCGAAAGCAAGCGCATTGATGAGCTCTGCGACACCGCCCTATCCGCCAGCGCAGAGCCTAGCGCGCCGGTTGAGCGCGATGACTTCTGGTCGTGGCTTGATTCCGCTTATCGAGACGGCAGCGAAGGTGAAGCGCCCAAGTTCACGAAATACAACATGGAGGTTGCTTACCGTGCCGGGCAAGCCCGCGCCGCCCTGGAGCGCAAGCCATGAACTGGGAGCAGTGGTGGGCCGAACTGGTGGCTTTGGCCGCAAAGCAAGGCCACACGCCCGGCATGCCAGAGCTCTGGAAGGAATACAACTGGGCGCGTGGACAGACCCCGCAAGAAGCCTACCAGGCTGAATACTCTCTCGATTTCTAACCCCTCTCCCCTCTATTCACTGCCGCGATATGGCGGCCAAGGAATCGTCATGCCTGAAGAAATCAAGCTGATCCAGCGGGCGCCTGTCGTGCGCGACGAAAACGGGATGTTCCAGCATCCGGACCTTCCCGACTTCGACGAGGGTGATGGCGACAAGTGCAAGGCCTGGATTGCCGAGCAGGGCCTGCAGGTTTGCATGGTCAGCCTGGAATACGCCGATGAGGCGATTGCCAACCGCTACTTCGAAAGCCATGACCCAGATTGCAGCTATTGGGAGCCGGAACGGCTTACCGGCGACGACTGGTTCTGCCTGGCCATCCACGACACCGACGACGGCCCGGTGTGCTGGTGGGCTCGCCGCGAGGCGAAGCCATGAAGCGCCATCTGGTCGTCATGGGCGCCATCGTCGGCGCCTTCACCTTGGTGCAGGTCTTCTGCGTGGGTATGTTCGTCGGTCGGGAGACCAAGGTCTGCCAGGTCCAGGCCGGCAACGAGCGCCAGT
This window of the Pseudomonas mosselii genome carries:
- a CDS encoding Lar family restriction alleviation protein, coding for MNSVPMPTENRSSNTEMVSELLPCPFCGQQDFLIERLDSDASVVICQGLTGPHEACLARGPVGVEQDEGEEQPGRDKAVELWNARAEQHQGEPVGYQQRTMTDRPGSQWTPWRECCDATRARYSQEVGQFNQHGIMREIRPVFASAADPGELERLRAELGEVKGEYDRSANKVAALRAQLAEAHGLLRDLGVEPDDVSDMYSGVAKDAERYRLLRERMHVDDFPPPHPDWSIPSEIESKRIDELCDTALSASAEPSAPVERDDFWSWLDSAYRDGSEGEAPKFTKYNMEVAYRAGQARAALERKP